AACATTCACACGATCAAACCGTTTGATGAAGAAGCCGTGCTGGCATCGGTACGCAAAACCCGGTGTGCGGTTTCGGCCGAAGAGCATCAACTGAACGGTGGTCTGGGAGACAGCGTGGCCCAGGCGCTGGCTCGCAACTACCCCGCTCCGCTCGAAATGGTTGGCGTACACGATAGTTTTGGCGAAAGCGGTACGCCCGATCAGCTGATGAAAAAATACGGCCTGACCGCCGAGAAAATTGTTGAAGCTGCGCTGCGGGCGAAGTCCCGCGTCGTTTAATGTTTATCGTCCACGGTTTGTCGTCAAACAACCTGTAACGCTGGTTGATGGCCGACCGTGGACCGTAAGCTTTAAGCCTTAAACGCATAAAATGACAGACGAGGAACTCCTGCAAAAATACCGTGATCCGCAAAGCCGGAATTATGCCTTTAACCTGCTGGTACGCCAATATCAGCAGAAAATCTACTGGCATATCCGAAAAATGGTTATCGACCATGATGACGCGGACGATCTGACGCAGGAAACGTTCATCAAAGTCTGGAATTCGCTGGAGAACTTCCGGGGTGACTCCCAGTTATACACCTGGATTTACCGGATTGCCACCAACGAGTGTCTGAACTTTTTGAATAAGAAGCGCCGACGGTTCTTCCTGCCCATTGGCGATGTGGAAGGCGAGTTGATGGAAAAGCTGGAAAGTAATTCGGACTTTGTTACCACAGGTGCGGAACCTTCCGGGGAGGAAGTTCAGTTGAAATTACAGAAGGCTTTGCTGAAGCTTCCTGAAAAACAACGCCTTGTCTTCAACATGAAGTATTTTGATGACATGAAATATGAAGATATTTCCGAAATTACCGGCACGTCGGTGGGGGCCTTAAAAGCATCGTATCACCTGGCTGTCAAAAAAATTGAAGAATATCTGAATGCAAATTAAACCTGATACCGACTTGCTTGTCAAACCGTTGTGTTTATAAGACAATGGAACCAAAAAAACCAATACGACTTGACGAACTAGATCAGCAACACGCCCTGCGGCAGCTACCGTTTTCGACACCGGAAGGCTACTTTGATACCCTTCCATCACGGATTCAGGCTGAAGCCACCCGCCGTTCGCACCGTTTTACGATAAGCTGGTCGTGGCAACGGTCAGTGTCGACACTGGCGGGAGCGGGATTGGTGGCGGCCCTGGTCTGGTTTACGTACCCGAAAAAGCAGGATTCGCTGGAACCGGAACTGTTGAGCAACATCAGTTCGGCATCGGTTGTCGAATACCTTCAGGATCAGGATATTTACCTGGAAGATTATTCGGATCTGATCGATTCGCACAAGGTGCCTAACGATTCAACCCTGATCCACGAACTGCATGTTTCGCCGGAATCAATCCAGCAAATGATTGAGGAAGATGCAGCCGGTACCGTAACCATCTGAGTAGTTAAACGGTTTAGAGTTTATGGTTTGTAGCGTAACCCGAATAGCCAATGCTACGGGAATGGCCTGTAAACTCTAAACCCAATCTGCCTGATTATGACCGATTCTTTATTCTTACGTATTACTATGAAACCGTTCATTCGCTCACTGGTCCTGTTCTTTGGTCTGCTGCTAACGCTGCCGGCCGCTGCCCAGAATCAGGATCGCCAAAAAATAGAAAGTGCAAAAATTGGCCTGATTACCAATCGGTTGAACTTGACCACCGAACAGGCGCCACAGTTCTGGGCGATATACAATGAGTACAGTGATAAACGGCGGGATATTACGCGGCAATTGCGCCGACCAAGTAAACCCGGCGGCACTGCGCCCATCAATGAATTAAACGAGTCGGTCGAGTTGAAACAGAAGCTGGTGGATCTGGAAAAGGATTACAACGCCAAATTTCTGCGGGTGATCAGTCCGCAGCAGCTTCAGGAGTTGCACAACACCGAACGCATGTTTAACAAAATGCTGATGGATCAGCTTCGATCGAATTAACCAAAAACTTTGCTATACTACACCTGCAACAAGCCCGGCCACTTGGCCGGGCTTTGTGTTTGCACCCATTTCGAAACCGGTTCGAAAAAGCGCACTAAAAATGAACATGTAAATGTTTTCTGTTTCGGCAGCATTTGCCTTACTTTAACCCCGAGGCAGCCAACAATTACGATGAATTTACCCCAGGCCGAAGCATTTATACTAGCCAGACTGGAGCGGGAACTCGCGCCCACCCTGTATTATCACGGCATTCATCATACCCGGGATGTGGCAGATGTGGCGTTGCGGCTGGCGCAGGCCGAGAACATTACCGATGCTCCGACGCTGGCGCTACTCCGAACGGCTGCTTTGTATCACGATTGCGGTTTCGTTACGACCTACCAGGGGCATGAAGCGGAAGGTTGCCGCTACGCCCGCCAAACGCTGCCGGAATTTGGGTACTCAACCCAGCAGATTGAACAGATTTGCGGGATGATCCTGGCTACCCAAATCCCCCAAAGCCCGCAGAACCTGCTCGAACAAATTCTGTGTGATGCCGACCTGGACTACCTCGGCCGCCCGGATTTTGAACCGATTGCACAGACCCTTTTTAGGGAGTTGAAAGCCCGCAACCTGATCAGCGACGAACCCACCTGGAACCGGGTTCAGGTGGATTTTCTGGAGGGGCACCGCTACTGGACGCCAACCGCTAACGCCCTGCGAAGGGAAAACAAACAGCGGCAGTTAGATCACCTCAAAGAGATTGTCAGCCATTATCCGGTTTGACCGCCAGGGTCTGTAGCCGCTCATTCTGAAGCCGGATGCGCTGGCATAAAATCCGCATCATATTCCGCAGCACTTCCTCGCGCTCCTCCATCAGATCGTAGAAATCTTCGTGATCGATCCGGAAGAGCAGCACCTCAGAGGCCGCAATTGCCGAAGCCGACCGCGGTTCGGTATCCAGCAAAGCCAGTTCGCCGAACACATCGCCCCGTTCAAACTGCGCCAGGCGTTCCTTGCGGTCGTAAATATCAACCGAGCCCGAATAAATCACGAACATACAGGTACCTATTTCTCCTTTTTCAAAAATCGTTTGCCCTTCCTGAAACTGCACTTCCTTCATGATGGGAGCAATCGTACTCAGGATGTTTTCCGGCGTATTGGCAAACAATCGGGTATTTTTCAGGACGATAACCCGTTCAAAATCGGAAATGTGCTCTTCTTCAATTGATTTCATAAGTTCAACAGAAATCGTGGGATAATCGACCAGCAGCCGCTGGTACCAGTCGGGGTGTTCCACCTGAACCACCTGCAAAACCCCGCTGGCGCTTTCACTCAGGAGCTGAACCGAATGGTGCAGATACCCACCCAGCAGCCGCGCGTTGGGCAACGACCGGGGCGTCCACCGGCGCATGGCCACGCTGATGGTCCAGGCGGAAAAGACCGTCTCCCCCTGGTGTAAAATGTACGTCAGCAACGATTCTTCAGCCTGAAATAACCCCAGTTGTGCATCCATCAGACGGACTTTTTCGGCGACCGGAACCTCATCGACCATCGCCTGCAACGACTGATACACCACCCGCGGAATGAGGTTGTCGAGCATTTCCAGGGCGTTGGCCCTCCGCTCCCGCGACGCGTGATCAATGCCCGTCCGGACGCTGGCAATGACATCGCGGTCGTACAATTGCATCAACAGAAAAAACACCCGTTGCAGCAACCGCTCCATCTCGTAATCCAGACAGGCCAGCAATTCCTTGTCGTTTTTGTGCAGACTACCGTGGAGCAACCGTTGCGCCAGTTTCAATTCTTCCTGCAAAACCTGGTGGTAAACGTCCGGGCTGGCGCCCGAAAACTCAAAATGACTGAGGGCTTTTATAGCCGCCGTCCGGACCGACAAGTCCGGGCGTCTAACCAGACTCGTCAGGAGTTGGTGGCTTTCCGGCGTCCGGATTTTGGCGCAAACCCCGGCAATCCGGCGAATCAGCACCGAATCGGTGGTATTCTGCAGGGCGTCTTCCAGTAAAGGCAGGGCCGCCTGCTGCATTTGACTCAACCCCTGGGCCGCCGATCGCCAGTACATCCGGTCGGCCAGCAGATTAACCAGCTTACGGGTTAAGCCCGGATGATTTATGACGCCCGCGGTTCGAATAGCCGCTTTAACCAATTCGGCATCGTTACTTTGTAAGGTGTCGCTTACCAGTGTATCGTACGGCTGCAGTTGCAGAATCCGGATGATTTCCAACACCGCCAACCGATCGACGGTTTGGCGCGATTCGACCAGCGCGCGCAAACTCTCGGCCGCCTGAGCCGCAAACGGACGGTTTTCCCAACCGCCCAGGATGGCCCCTTTCCGAATGGTCAGATCGGCATGATGCAGCAAACTTGTCACTTTTTGGGCATCCGCTTTGGGCGATCCGCAATACAACCGACTGGCCGGTTCGCGAATGGCCGGTTCAGAATCACCGGTAGCTAATTGGTATAGAACGGAAGCATCGGGCGTCAGGGACAAGTCCGTGAACGTTTCCAGCGCAAACCGGCGCACCGGCGCATCGGGATGCTGGAGCAGCCTCGTGGACCGCTCCGCCAGTTTATCCGGACGGTGTGTTTTTAACCAGTCAATGGCGTTGATCACTTCCTCCACCCGGGAGCTTTTCAGATTGCCCAGAATCAGTTTCGCAACCTCGTCGGGAGCCGCCAGTTCATTTGTTTCGAGAAACCGCCGGCTCAGGGCCAATTTCAGTTCATCCAGGTAATACCGGTACGTCCGCCGAAGTAGCCAGAAAGCAACGAGCGTACTCAACCCCATCCAGACAAACGGCACCCATTCGTTCAGTTGCGGATAAGCATGATAAGCGTAGAGCAGGATACCCGCCAGGGCCATACCCAGCGGTTCATAAAACCCCTTTACCAACGTGTGCCCCTGCAACCGCTGCGAAGCGCTAAGCGGCTGGAAGAGAACCAGAAAAACCGGGTCGAACAGCGAACGGCGAATCACTTCGAAGGCCAGGTAAAGCGTGCAGTAGTACAGCAACCAGGTCGATTCGCTTACATCCGAAAGGTAAACAGCCGCAAAGACCAGCACGGCCGCGAAAGCCGTCTGCGGCAACAGTTGCAACGAACGCCGAACACCCAGCCGATCCAGCGCCCGCCGGGACAGCAGCACTTTCACCAGCATTGCCACCAGATACGTCAGGGCCAACACCTGACTGACGTACTGAAGCAGCGAAGTTGTTGCGTGAATCTTGTATTTGACGTTGATGAAGAACGCGTATTCGACGCTGGCGGCCACCGTGGCCACGGCAACCAGACTCAGGCACATCAGGGTAATCAGGTGGCTGTTGCCAAACAATTGCTCGACGATGCGGGACTGGCTGTGCCGCACCCGCGACGAACCGTGCGAGGTGTGAATATCGTGGGATCGGTACGTCAGCCGCAGCATGTAGATAGCCGCCAGAAAAGACCCGAAGGCCACCAGCAGCAGAAAAAACATATCCGTGTGGGCGTGCACGAGAGCCGCCAGAATAGCCCCCAGCGCCTTGGCGGGCATATCTCCCGAACTGATGACGCTGAAAAGCCGCTTGCTCTGCCGAACATCAAACACCACCGCCGACACGCCCCAGAACTCCAGACTGGTCAGTAAGTAGATTAACCGGTAGCCCACCATAATGGCAATGGCCGCCCCCACCGAATGACCTACCAAAACCAGCACGGCCAGCACGAACGTCAGGGCAATCACCGCCCACAGCACCCGAACGGCCAGACTCCGCAGCGCCAGGTGGTGTTCGTAGTGGGTGTAAAGCTTCCCGACCAGCATCATGCCAATGGCCGAGACTACGTAGGCAATCGGTAAACTGGTTTCGGGGTGATTTTCAAGCAGAATGACGTTGGCCGAAACGTACGCCAGAATTGTTCCGATACCGAGAAAGAAATTATGCAGAAAAAACAACCAGACCGTTCTGACTTCGTGCTGGCGAACACCAATCGAACGGTAGAACTTTTGCGCTGGCGACATGCCGTTTTCAGCTTGGTAATAACTATCAATAATACGGCTTTTCCGCCATTCTGCCTACTTTTACACGACAATTTCCAATTTGATCATGGTATCACAACAAACGCCAAAGGCTCATCAGCTTCAGAAACCGATTCGGATTGTAACGGCCGCTGCGCTGTTCGACGGCCACGATGCCGCCATCAACATCATGCGCCGGCTGATGCAGGCATCCGGGGCCGAAGTCATTCACCTGGGCCATAACCGTTCGGTTGCGGAAATTGTCGATTGCGCCATTCAAGAGGATGCGCAGGGCATTGCCGTCACATCATACCAGGGCGGCCACATCGAGTTTTTCAAGTACATGATTGATCTGCTCCGGGAACGGGGTGCGGGGCATGTCAAGGTTTTTGGCGGAGGGGGTGGTACGATTTTACCAATCGAAATCGAGGAGTTGCACCGCTACGGGGTTGCCCGGATTTATTCACCGGACGACGGCCGCACCTTGGGCTTACAGGGTATGATCACCGATCTGCTCGAAAAATGTAACCAAGTAACCGAAACGATTAATCCATTGGAAGACCTGAACGGGCAATTGCCTACCTGGACGCGAGCCAGCGATGGGCAACGGATCGGTCAGTTGATTTCCGTCGCGGAAAATGAACCGGAACGTTACGACAAAACCCGTTCCCGCTGGCCATTGGCCGAAAAGCAACCCCGAACCGTTCCCGTCCTCGGTATTACCGGCACGGGTGGAGCGGGCAAATCGTCGCTGGTCGATGAGCTGATCCGGCGGTTTCTGCTTCGTGTTCCGGATAAAACCGTTGCCATTTTATCCGTCGATCCGTCGAAGCGAAAAACCGGCGGGGCGCTCCTGGGCGACCGCATCCGGATGAACGCCATTCACCCCGATCTGGCGGCCGGGCGGGTTTATATGCGCTCACTGGCAACTCGCCAAGCCAATCTGGCCCTGAGCAAACACGTTCGCGACGCCATCGAGATCTGCAAAATAGCGCAGTTTGACCTGATCATTATTGAAACCTCGGGCATCGGGCAGTCGGATACGGAAATCACCGACCATTCGGATGTGAGCCTGTACGTCATGACCGCCGAGTACGGCGCGGCCACCCAACTGGAAAAAATCGACATGCTGGACTTTGCCGACGTCGTTGCCATCAACAAATTCGACAAACGGGGTTCGCTGGATGCGTTGCGCGACGTTCGCAAGCAGTACCGCCGGAACCACGCGGCTACTCATCCCGGCATCTGGGAAACCGACGACGACAAACTTCCCATTTTTGGCACCGTCGCGTCCCAGTTCAACGACGCCGGCATGACCGCCCTGTTCGCGCGACTGATGCAGTTGATCGGGCAGAAAACCGGCGTCCATTTGCTGGAAGGGACTCCCGCCGAATCCCCCTCCTCGCCCGCTCCGGCTTCCATCATTCCGCCCGACCGGGTGCGGTACCTGGCCGAACTGGTGGAAACCAGCGAGCAGTACGACGCCTTCGTTCGGGAGCAGGTCGTCATTGCCCGCAAACTGTATCAGATCAACGGCGTTCTGGAAACGCTGAAAACCGCACCGGATGGAGCGGCTGCGGTGGACGCCCTGAACGCCATGTACCGGGATTTTGAAAACCGTCTGCACCACGACTGCCGCCAGCGACTGAAAGACTGGCCGGCCCTGAAAGCGAAATACCGGGCCGATACGTATCAGTATCAGGTCCGTGATAAAACAATCCACCAGAATCTGTTTACTACGTCGCTGTCGGGTTTGCGGATTCCGAAAATCAGTCTGCCGACCTACGAGGACTGGGGCGACATTCTGCGCTGGCTGCTGACCGAAAATGTTCCGGGCGAATTTCCCTACACGGCCGGGGTGTTTCCGCTCAAGCGTGAGGGGGAAGATCCGGCCCGGATGTTTGCCGGGGAAGGCGGTCCGGAACGCACCAACCGGCGGTTTCACTACGTTTCGAAAGGCTTGCCCGCTAAACGGCTTTCTACGGCATTCGATTCGGTTACGCTCTACGGCGAAGACCCGGATTACCGCCCCGATATTTACGGCAAAATCGGTAACTCGGGCGTCAGCATCTGTACGCTGGACGACGCCAAAAAGCTCTACAGCGGCTTTGATCTCTGCAATCCGGCCACCTCGGTTTCTATGACGATTAATGGGCCGGCGCCCATGCTGCTCGGTTTTTTCCTGAATGCCGCCATCGATCAGCAGTGCGAAAAATGGCTGCGTCAGCAGGGTAATCTCGATAAGATTTCTGTCCTTCTGCCCACTGCACCCCACTACAACGGCCCACTCCCCGACGGCAACGACGGTTTGGGGTTGCTCCTGCTCGGAACCTCCGGCGACCGGGTTCTGCCCCGGGACGTGTACGAAAAAATCAAGGCCGATACGCTCCGGCAGGTGCGCGGAACGGTGCAGGCCGATATTTTAAAGGAAGACCAGGCGCAAAATACCTGCATTTTCTCAACGGAATTTGCGCTGCGCATGATGGGCGACATTCAGCAGTATTTTACCGACAAGCAGGTTCGCAACTTTTACTCGGTCTCGATTTCGGGCTATCACATCGCCGAAGCCGGGGCCAACCCTATTTCCCAACTGGCATTTACCCTGTCCAACGGCTTTACGTTCGTGGAATATTACCTCGCACGGGGTATGCACATCGACGATTTTGCG
This Larkinella insperata DNA region includes the following protein-coding sequences:
- a CDS encoding RNA polymerase sigma factor → MTDEELLQKYRDPQSRNYAFNLLVRQYQQKIYWHIRKMVIDHDDADDLTQETFIKVWNSLENFRGDSQLYTWIYRIATNECLNFLNKKRRRFFLPIGDVEGELMEKLESNSDFVTTGAEPSGEEVQLKLQKALLKLPEKQRLVFNMKYFDDMKYEDISEITGTSVGALKASYHLAVKKIEEYLNAN
- a CDS encoding HD domain-containing protein, translated to MNLPQAEAFILARLERELAPTLYYHGIHHTRDVADVALRLAQAENITDAPTLALLRTAALYHDCGFVTTYQGHEAEGCRYARQTLPEFGYSTQQIEQICGMILATQIPQSPQNLLEQILCDADLDYLGRPDFEPIAQTLFRELKARNLISDEPTWNRVQVDFLEGHRYWTPTANALRRENKQRQLDHLKEIVSHYPV
- a CDS encoding cyclic nucleotide-binding domain-containing protein translates to MSPAQKFYRSIGVRQHEVRTVWLFFLHNFFLGIGTILAYVSANVILLENHPETSLPIAYVVSAIGMMLVGKLYTHYEHHLALRSLAVRVLWAVIALTFVLAVLVLVGHSVGAAIAIMVGYRLIYLLTSLEFWGVSAVVFDVRQSKRLFSVISSGDMPAKALGAILAALVHAHTDMFFLLLVAFGSFLAAIYMLRLTYRSHDIHTSHGSSRVRHSQSRIVEQLFGNSHLITLMCLSLVAVATVAASVEYAFFINVKYKIHATTSLLQYVSQVLALTYLVAMLVKVLLSRRALDRLGVRRSLQLLPQTAFAAVLVFAAVYLSDVSESTWLLYYCTLYLAFEVIRRSLFDPVFLVLFQPLSASQRLQGHTLVKGFYEPLGMALAGILLYAYHAYPQLNEWVPFVWMGLSTLVAFWLLRRTYRYYLDELKLALSRRFLETNELAAPDEVAKLILGNLKSSRVEEVINAIDWLKTHRPDKLAERSTRLLQHPDAPVRRFALETFTDLSLTPDASVLYQLATGDSEPAIREPASRLYCGSPKADAQKVTSLLHHADLTIRKGAILGGWENRPFAAQAAESLRALVESRQTVDRLAVLEIIRILQLQPYDTLVSDTLQSNDAELVKAAIRTAGVINHPGLTRKLVNLLADRMYWRSAAQGLSQMQQAALPLLEDALQNTTDSVLIRRIAGVCAKIRTPESHQLLTSLVRRPDLSVRTAAIKALSHFEFSGASPDVYHQVLQEELKLAQRLLHGSLHKNDKELLACLDYEMERLLQRVFFLLMQLYDRDVIASVRTGIDHASRERRANALEMLDNLIPRVVYQSLQAMVDEVPVAEKVRLMDAQLGLFQAEESLLTYILHQGETVFSAWTISVAMRRWTPRSLPNARLLGGYLHHSVQLLSESASGVLQVVQVEHPDWYQRLLVDYPTISVELMKSIEEEHISDFERVIVLKNTRLFANTPENILSTIAPIMKEVQFQEGQTIFEKGEIGTCMFVIYSGSVDIYDRKERLAQFERGDVFGELALLDTEPRSASAIAASEVLLFRIDHEDFYDLMEEREEVLRNMMRILCQRIRLQNERLQTLAVKPDNG
- a CDS encoding methylmalonyl-CoA mutase family protein, with product MVSQQTPKAHQLQKPIRIVTAAALFDGHDAAINIMRRLMQASGAEVIHLGHNRSVAEIVDCAIQEDAQGIAVTSYQGGHIEFFKYMIDLLRERGAGHVKVFGGGGGTILPIEIEELHRYGVARIYSPDDGRTLGLQGMITDLLEKCNQVTETINPLEDLNGQLPTWTRASDGQRIGQLISVAENEPERYDKTRSRWPLAEKQPRTVPVLGITGTGGAGKSSLVDELIRRFLLRVPDKTVAILSVDPSKRKTGGALLGDRIRMNAIHPDLAAGRVYMRSLATRQANLALSKHVRDAIEICKIAQFDLIIIETSGIGQSDTEITDHSDVSLYVMTAEYGAATQLEKIDMLDFADVVAINKFDKRGSLDALRDVRKQYRRNHAATHPGIWETDDDKLPIFGTVASQFNDAGMTALFARLMQLIGQKTGVHLLEGTPAESPSSPAPASIIPPDRVRYLAELVETSEQYDAFVREQVVIARKLYQINGVLETLKTAPDGAAAVDALNAMYRDFENRLHHDCRQRLKDWPALKAKYRADTYQYQVRDKTIHQNLFTTSLSGLRIPKISLPTYEDWGDILRWLLTENVPGEFPYTAGVFPLKREGEDPARMFAGEGGPERTNRRFHYVSKGLPAKRLSTAFDSVTLYGEDPDYRPDIYGKIGNSGVSICTLDDAKKLYSGFDLCNPATSVSMTINGPAPMLLGFFLNAAIDQQCEKWLRQQGNLDKISVLLPTAPHYNGPLPDGNDGLGLLLLGTSGDRVLPRDVYEKIKADTLRQVRGTVQADILKEDQAQNTCIFSTEFALRMMGDIQQYFTDKQVRNFYSVSISGYHIAEAGANPISQLAFTLSNGFTFVEYYLARGMHIDDFAPNLSFFFSNGMDPEYSVLGRVARRIWAKAMKQKYNANERSQKLKYHIQTSGRSLHAQEIAFNDIRTTLQALTALSDNCNSLHTNAYDEAITTPTEESVRRAMAIQLIINQEFGLAKNENPLQGAFMMQELTDLVEQAVLNEFRSLNERGGVLGAMERMYQRSKIQDESMAYEMQKHSGKLPIVGVNTFLDPNGSPTRIPQEVIRSTDEEKRYAIESRLAFQERNKAAAAVALKEVQTVALSNGNSFEALMEATKVCTLGQLSRALYAVGGQYRRNM